A DNA window from Cydia pomonella isolate Wapato2018A chromosome 18, ilCydPomo1, whole genome shotgun sequence contains the following coding sequences:
- the LOC133527417 gene encoding uncharacterized oxidoreductase YjmC-like, with product MMLISFTFTSLIHQLAAHRRTDRSRHLLLHKFICFDAAVNRVRIFSTMGKVATADAMRFMTECLKAVGTAAKAAEQQAELLLQADRLGHPSHGMNRLEFYINDILSGACKPNNQPKVLKENASTALVDADNTLGAVASHFAMDIAIKKAKETGVGWVTVKGSNHNGMAGFWAKKASDKGLIGMAFTNTSPLLAPTRSKKAALGTNPLSVVAPGSNGETLYVDMATTAVAVGKIEIQRRKGEPIPSGWAQGPDGKETTDANLAFETGCLMPLGGQEHTSGYKGYGLAAIVELFCGISSGSKYGHHIRSWSHSGDGGPANLGHCFVAVDPECFAPGFGDRLAESMNHWRHLEPTDPTLPVLAPGDKERAAAKACDENGTVSYVQQQLAASEALAKKLKVTPMKVL from the exons ATGATGTTAATATCATTCACATTCACTTCACTCATTCATCAGTTAGCAGCGCATCGTCGAACGGACCGCTCGCGTCATTTGTTATTGCAtaagtttatttgttttgaCGCAGCTGTCAACCGAGTTAG AATATTCTCAACCATGGGTAAAGTAGCAACAGCAGATGCCATGCGGTTCATGACAGAGTGTCTGAAAGCGGTAGGGACAGCAGCAAAGGCAGCGGAACAACAAGCAGAGCTACTGTTGCAGGCAGACCGGCTAGGACACCCTAGCCATGGCATGAACAGACTTG AATTCTACATCAACGACATTCTAAGCGGTGCCTGCAAGCCAAACAACCAGCCAAAAGTGTTGAAAGAGAACGCTTCCACGGCCCTGGTAGACGCTGACAATACTCTTGGTGCGGTCGCTAGCCATTTTGCGATGGACATTGCTATTAAGAAAGCAAAGGAGACTGGAGTTGGTTGGGTTACTGTTAAAG GGTCTAACCACAATGGCATGGCAGGGTTTTGGGCCAAAAAGGCATCAGATAAAGGACTCATCGGCATGGCTTTCACCAACACCTCACCTTTACTCGCACCTACTAGAAGTAAAAAG gcAGCATTAGGAACGAATCCGCTTTCAGTCGTTGCTCCAGGATCTAACGGGGAGACCCTATACGTCGATATGGCCACAACTGCAGTTGCTGTTGGAAag ATTGAAATTCAGCGACGAAAAGGTGAACCCATTCCAAGCGGCTGGGCGCAAGGTCCAGACGGCAAGGAAACTACTGACGCCAACTTG GCGTTCGAAACTGGCTGCTTGATGCCGCTAGGAGGACAGGAACATACGTCTGGTTATAAAGGATATGGTCTGGCAGCTATAGTGGAGCTCTTTTGTGGAATCAGCTCAG GATCTAAATACGGCCACCACATCCGCTCATGGTCCCACAGCGGCGACGGTGGCCCCGCCAACCTTGGGCACTGCTTCGTGGCCGTGGACCCAGAATGTTTCGCCCCAGGCTTTGGAGACCGTCTCGCTGAGAGTATGAACCACTGGAGGCATTTGGAACCG ACGGACCCCACCCTGCCAGTCCTAGCACCAGGAGACAAAGAACGCGCAGCGGCGAAAGCCTGCGACGAAAATGGAACCGTGTCTTATGTGCAGCAGCAACTGGCAGCTAGTGAAGCACTGGCTAAGAAGCTTAAAGTCACGCCTATGAAAGTGCTTTAA